The genomic region GCCCCGCCCCGCTCCAGCTCCGCTAAAAGTTTACCCAGCATCCATTCCGTGTTGCCCCGGCGCGGCGAACCGCAGACGCCGATAACCTTCATTGCCGTTTGAGTCGCCATTCGCTAAAGTATATAATACAGGTGACTGATTTACCACAACGTATACGAGGAAAGGACAGGACAATGGACTTAAAACTGAACGGCAAGACAGCGGTAGTAACCGGCACCGGCAGCCAGATAGGCTTCGGGCGGGGGATAGCGTTAACGCTGGCGGGGGAGGGCTGCGACATCGTCAGCATCGACATGGAACTGGAAGGGGCCAAGCAGACCGCCGCGGCAGTGGAAAAACTGGGGCGCAAGGCCATCGCGCTGAAGGTGGACATCACCAAGAAGGCGGAGGTGGACGCCGCGGTCAAGAAAATCCTGGCGGAGTTCAGCAAGATAGACATACTGGTCAACTGCGCCGGGCGGGCCAGCGGGATACGGCCCTTCGTGGACACGTCTGAAGAGCAGTGGAACATAGACATCGACATCAACCTGCGCGGCACGATGAATGTCACGCGGGCGATACTGCCCTACATGCTGGCCAACCACTACGGGAAAATCGTGAATTTTTCCACGCACGCCGCCAACCAGCCCACCGGCCTGGCGGGGGCCGCTTCCTACGTGGCCGCCAAAGCCGGCACGACCATGTTCAGCAAGACGCTGTCCGGCGAAGTGGGCTTCCAGGGAATCAACGTCAATATCATCGCGCCCGGACCGGGAGCGACCAATTTCCACCGGGTAAGCGGCGGGGACCCGCGCATGTCCGGGATAGTAGACATGTTGGAGAAAGCGGGCAAGACCACCACGCCGCAGGACATTGCCAACGCGGTGGCTTTCCTGGTGTCCGACGTATCCAGCAAGCTGTCCGGGCAAATCCTGGAGGTTTCCGCCCCGTCCGGCCCGGCGGGAGCGCCGCCGAAAAACGCCGGCTAGACCCGGAACTGAAATTTAATAAGGGGAAAAACAGCCTTACCGCGAAGCTGTGCCGGTAAGACGGGTGTTTCTTTGCCGACTCCGCCCGCTGCGGTAGTGGGTCTTGACACTGAGCGGTTTGGCGCCTTTATTGTTGGACAAAGGCAGCGCCTCGACGACATTAAGGGGCTGGTTCCTCAACGTTTTGCCGTCCAGACCGGCCACAGCCGCTATGCCCTGGACCCTGGACACCATTTCAACGTAGCCATAACCGGTAGCCTGACCGCTGCCGATGTATTTATCATTCATGATAGTTACCGAGCCAACCGCCCCGAAAGGTAAAAACTTTTCCCGCAGTTCATCCGCGGTAGTTTCCAGCGATAGGTTGCCAACGTAGATATTCACGCTACCCCCCTCTCGACAAATCTCGCCCGCCTGATTAATTCGTTACGGGTGATGTAAAAACGGCCCGGGCCGCCGTTAGGCGGCCGGCTAGTATCTCCGGTCCCTGCCCCCCGGCCTGCCGCCCCGGTTGCCGCCGTAACCGCCGCCGCCGCTCCGGCGGTTGTTGTAAGAGCCGCCGCCGCGGTTATCCTGGCGGGGACGGGACTCGTTGATAACGATGGTGCGGTCCCGGAGCGTCTTGCCGTTAAGCCCGGCGATGGCAGCCTCGGCTTCAGCCTTGGAACCCATCTCCACGAAAGCGAAGCCGCGGGGCCGCCCGCTGAATTTATCAGAGGGGACCGCTACCGAGTCCACTTTACCGTAAACCCCGAATTCCGCCGCCAGCTCGTCCTCGGTGACTTCATAGGATAAATTGCCCACATAAATTTTCATTGTGTCCCCCTTTGTTTTTATAATATACGCCGGACACGCAATCGACAGGCGGAGTAAGGCCGTAAAAAAACCTTCTACAAATAACGAGGCTGGCAATGAAACGGCAAGTATTTGACCGAGTCATGCCCGGGCCGGTTGCCCAACCCGGGACATGACACCGGATAATTTACTTATCTGGACGGTCTGGTTTTACGATAACAATCGGAGCAGTACACCGGTTTGTCACCGCGGGGCTGGAAGGGGACTTCGGTGGTTTTGCCACACTGAGCACAGGTAGCGGGGAACATCTGGCGTTTGGCGCCAAAGCTACCGCCGCTGCTTCCATAACGCTCGGTCTTCCTTGCCTGACGGCATTCGGGACAGCGCTTCGGCTCGTTGGTGTAGCCTTTAGACTGGAAAAACTCCTGGTCTTCAACGCTGAAGGTAAAAGTGGCACCACAATCGGAACACGTAAGGGACTTGTCTTGAAAAGCCATTGGATGACCTCCTCTCTTATAGATTAGTTAGAGTTTTGGTCATCCAACACTTAAGAGCTTCCGTTGTAGGGGCTTCTAGGTAGCGTGTAATAACCTAAACCTGAACTTATCTCTATTATACCACACTGTCAATCCCCCTGCACAAGAGCGGGGACCCCGGTGGAGGGGCACCAGCGCCGTAAGGGGTGGGCGCGACGCTTTTTACGTTTTTACGCATTCAGCCGGGGATTAGCCCCGGGCGCAGAGCTGCCCGGGTAAACATTTACAAATGCCGGTGAATTGACTATACTCACTTAACCACCCGAGCGATGGTATCAAATCAAGGGCAAAAAGCTGGTGTATTATGTCAATCGTCCGGCGTACCGTCATCATGGTCATCCTCATCACCCTGGTCTTGTTCTCCATACTGTACCTGTTATCCAATATCATCTATATCAAGGGGTTCAACGACCTGGAAAAAAAGACGGTACGGAGAGACGTGGGAAGGGTGACCGATGCCCTGATGGTCAGATTGAATGCCCTGGCAACGTTCTGCCAGGACTGGGCATCCTGGGATGACACCTATTACTTCGCCAGAGACCATAACCAGACGTACATCGAGCGGAACCTGATGGACAAGACCTTCCTCAGCGCCGACGTCAGTCTCTTGTTGTTCCTCGATACCGCGGGAAACATGATTTACGGCAAAGCCTACGATATTGTTAACGAGCAGGCAATACCCCTGCCAGCGGACCTGAACGAGTTGTTGTCCCCGGCAGGGCTGCTACAGCCCTTAAGCCCGCAAGCCGGCCTGTCCGGGATTATCCTGATTTCCGGCCAGCCAGCGCTAATAGCCGCCAGGCCGATATTAACCAGCCTGGACGAAGGGCCGAGCGGCGGGACACTAATCGCGGGGCGGTTCCTGGACGCGGGGGTGATAGGCAACCTGGCCAAAACCACCAGCCTGTCAATAACTATATTCGACCTGCCGGAGGAAAACCAGAACCCGGAGCTGCAAGGCATTATGGCGTCAGCGGACTAT from Dehalococcoidales bacterium harbors:
- a CDS encoding SDR family oxidoreductase — its product is MDLKLNGKTAVVTGTGSQIGFGRGIALTLAGEGCDIVSIDMELEGAKQTAAAVEKLGRKAIALKVDITKKAEVDAAVKKILAEFSKIDILVNCAGRASGIRPFVDTSEEQWNIDIDINLRGTMNVTRAILPYMLANHYGKIVNFSTHAANQPTGLAGAASYVAAKAGTTMFSKTLSGEVGFQGINVNIIAPGPGATNFHRVSGGDPRMSGIVDMLEKAGKTTTPQDIANAVAFLVSDVSSKLSGQILEVSAPSGPAGAPPKNAG
- a CDS encoding RNA-binding protein codes for the protein MNIYVGNLSLETTADELREKFLPFGAVGSVTIMNDKYIGSGQATGYGYVEMVSRVQGIAAVAGLDGKTLRNQPLNVVEALPLSNNKGAKPLSVKTHYRSGRSRQRNTRLTGTASR
- a CDS encoding zinc-ribbon domain containing protein, producing MAFQDKSLTCSDCGATFTFSVEDQEFFQSKGYTNEPKRCPECRQARKTERYGSSGGSFGAKRQMFPATCAQCGKTTEVPFQPRGDKPVYCSDCYRKTRPSR